The Trichoderma breve strain T069 chromosome 2, whole genome shotgun sequence DNA segment CGGAGCCCTAGCATGTGCCACTCGAAGTCTTGTGTCCTCAATGAAATTTCGGTCAACACGAATCTCAAACGGCTTGGGCGACTTGTTGAACGTCGCGTTCACGTTTGGGACCGAAAACGCGTCCACTGCGGTGCAGAGGACACTGAGGAGGGTAATGGTGCTCAACGCAATCATTGTGACACTACTAAAGTATTGCTGTAGAGAAAACAACGGCTCTATTACAGGCGAGTATTCATATAATATATGGAAGTAGAGATGGCTGGCCCAACCATTTAAATCCTGGCAATATGAGTCAAGCCCACATAAAGGCGGTCTTGGGATAATACCCACGGCTCTCAGTGTCCACCTCTTCCATTGAATTACTAATAGATAATCTAAATGATCATACATAATTCCTAAAGACACAGGGTGTAGCAATACGGTTAATGCGAACTATATGTCTAAGTGTTGCTCATTTTTACTCGTGAGGCTAGAGGAAGGCGAAGGAGCCCGACTGATCTCAGGACTCGGGGAATCTAGTCCTCGTGCTATATCCGCCGCAGATCGGATATAAAAAAACATCCTGTTTTAGCGCAGTTCCTACGATAAAATATCTGATTTGAAAACTGTTCTGTAATATTCTCTGTGTAATTTTACTCATCTGGAACAATCCCCCCTTTTGTTTATAGgtatttataattactaatGACCTCTTTCCGCTATAGTTCCAGCGATTCTTCGACATTTGCAAAATCGAAGTCCCAAAATTCGTTGTCAGTGGCGAGTCCCTCATCCCATGGACGCCATTCCATAGGATAGAATGCCATAGCGGATTCAAATTTATTCGATTCATCAATCTCTGACCTATTGTCGAATGCGGCCTGGTTGGACTCTGGGTAATCGAGCGGAATATGAGTATTAGCCGACTGAGTCACTGAGGCCTCGGAAGCCCCACTGACGTTCTCCTCCGTAttgatgaagctggctgTATATGGCTTATTTTGGGGACGCACGCGTAACGTCCCCTCTGCTGGATTCCTCCCTCGATGGGCTTCAGCGGCGATGATAAGCTTGTTTAACTTGTTCCAGGATGGACTAACTTTTACTTtgtcttgggcttcttctaAAATTAGGTGTGTTAGTGCCCATCCTCTCTCAGAAATCGCCGACCAGGGAGACTGGCAGAGCTGGATGAAGACCAGGCTCATTGAAGTCCAAGGAAAGTCTCCTTGTAgttgccatctccatctcttccaagAAGGTTCTGTTCGTAGACGATGAGCTTGTTTGAGGATATCTATTGATAAGTCTAAATGATGTTGCATCATTTCCTGAGATGGTATTTGAGAGAGCTCTTTCAAATTGTGAAAATGCTGTAGATATATCGCATGCTCGACTTTAGAAAGCACAAGTGATGTCATAGTCTTGACTAGAGATGTTAGAGCATGGTATGAAGATACACTTGGCATGTACAAAGCCTCtagccttgatcttgtccgATTGAAAGCATCTAGTTTCTGCTCCAAAGGATTTGGCCGGTTTGCGTTCAAGAAACGACACAATAGCCATATTTCACATCGTATAATGCAAACCATAGACTGATTTTGTGCGTTGGAAGGATCTAAGAATGCTCCTTTACCATCTTCCAACATATGGCTTGGACTTTTAGTGTCGAACATTGTATCTGATGCTGACAATCCTGCTGTACGTTTTGATCGAGATTTTGAGTCAAGGAAGATAATCTGCCACCACAGTCGGCGACGtatctcaatctcaacttTGGTCAGAGTAGGTATTTTGAAGTTTTCCGCATCTCTGTGCAGCTGTAAAGATGTCGCAATCCTTAGTAAGAGGCCCATGAATGGCGATAACAGTTCCTGGCCTCCGATGTATGGTAGAAGCGAGAGATATATTACGAATGCTTGGATCGTTTCAATTTTTCTCGTAGTCAACAGCTCGGCATTGGCGAGCGCCCGCTCTGTTCCAAGGCGAAATCGAGCAATTAGCTCAATTCGCGGTGTGTCGAAACAAGccagatcttcttcttcgtgcAATGATGTGATTGCTGCCAAGGATACCGCAAATAATAAGGCCTGCAAGCTCGGCTCAAGGAAGTCAAATTTGCCCCTCAAATTAGTTACCACCTCTTCCACAGCTGCAATATCAATGACGTTAATGAATGGAACAATGTTCTCTAGATATGTCCGCCAGATGAAAAGCATCTGTGATGGTAGGGGGTATAAAGCATCGAGGCTTTGAGGGACATCTCTTGTATACTGGTTTCCTAAATAAAATTCCGAGTAGATGCTATTTGACTGTCTTTGGCTGTTCGATGAAGTGGCCTCAAGGTTTGAGCCTGATTTATCGGAAGTCACATCTTGAATAGCTTGAAATATGTGCTCGACCTAATCAATCACCATTAGCCTCTTATTTGTGGTTAATTGCTAGAAGTTCAGCCACACCTCATTGCAGAAAATGGACCAGAAACCCTTTCCGATTTGCAAACCGGCTTCTTTTCCAACAACCAATCTCCCAAAATCTTCATTTATCTCTCCTTGAAACGAAGATTTCATGGCAGATATCAATTCGCCAACTGCCATGGGTGATTCCAAATCTCGTGGTCCTCGCTTCCCAACCGCAGCGTTGACTGTTTCTCCAGAATGGATGACACCTGTGGCACTGGTCATTGGCCCCGTGAATAGGGACTGGATCTTGTCCGGGCCGTCTTCCACTTGTGCTGCAAGTTCTGTAACGAGTGATTCAAGACGCCTCAATCGATCTAATAGTTCGGCTTGCTTCTCAGTTGGCGACTTCCACGCCGCGGGATCTCGTCGGCGTGGAAGACGGCCAGTAACAGGAAAGTGGCATTCGATTTGGTTCTTGACACAATTAGAGCAAGGGTCTTTTCTGTCGCATTTCACCTTGCGACGCCGACATGTAACGCAGCT contains these protein-coding regions:
- a CDS encoding fungal zn(2)-Cys(6) binuclear cluster domain-containing protein, which encodes MSTNHSTAGEIAIAEDSLRIWSCVTCRRRKVKCDRKDPCSNCVKNQIECHFPVTGRLPRRRDPAAWKSPTEKQAELLDRLRRLESLVTELAAQVEDGPDKIQSLFTGPMTSATGVIHSGETVNAAVGKRGPRDLESPMAVGELISAMKSSFQGEINEDFGRLVVGKEAGLQIGKGFWSIFCNEVEHIFQAIQDVTSDKSGSNLEATSSNSQRQSNSIYSEFYLGNQYTRDVPQSLDALYPLPSQMLFIWRTYLENIVPFINVIDIAAVEEVVTNLRGKFDFLEPSLQALLFAVSLAAITSLHEEEDLACFDTPRIELIARFRLGTERALANAELLTTRKIETIQAFVIYLSLLPYIGGQELLSPFMGLLLRIATSLQLHRDAENFKIPTLTKVEIEIRRRLWWQIIFLDSKSRSKRTAGLSASDTMFDTKSPSHMLEDEEAQDKVKVSPSWNKLNKLIIAAEAHRGRNPAEGTLRVRPQNKPYTASFINTEENVSGASEASVTQSANTHIPLDYPESNQAAFDNRSEIDESNKFESAMAFYPMEWRPWDEGLATDNEFWDFDFANVEESLEL